tccccacctccacttCCTTGTCTTCTAGTAGATTAACACGTGGCACAAACGCCAATAGGTAGTAGTACAGTGTCACTGTATTTACATGTCATCCTTGTCGCAGTGTAATACTTTCTGTGCTTAGCAAAGGACTGACTTTACCCTCCGAAAGCTTCAGTTCATCTATAAAACATGAACAATCTCTTctctcagactttttttttttttttaagaataaacaaaataatatgacCACAGTATTTAGCATGCTCTCTGAAAAGTAGTTCTAACTATTCATAACCAGCCTGGAATGTGCTTCAGTGGGGACCTGGAGGCAAATCCCCTTAGAAAGGAACAAGTACTCCCTGCAAAGTCTAACCTCCACACAGTGTCAGGAACTGCCTGAGCCATCAAGTCTGAAAGTGGGAAATCCATAAGTACTGTCATCAGCTGTAAACTAGCTGGACATGGTAGTATATACCAGTAATCCTAGCACGTGGGAGATGAATGCAGGAAAATGAtgatttttgaggccagcctgggctacacagcaagaccctatccccccactcctgcctcactgctccccctacacacttttaaaaagttggCAAATTTGGTTACTTTATATGGAGTCCTAAACTAgaaattcacattaaaaaaaaaaaaaaaacattacactGAAATAGCTTTAACcagaaaagcataaaaataaatataaaaacattcattttcctaGATACATCATGTAATAGAACTGGCAAAATAAATTTCCTCTTCCCAAAATAGTCTTAGAAATCACATTTTTGAAGAAAGAACTATAAGACAACCTTCATCTTAACAAAAACtgaattattttggttttttgaaagagtccctctatgtagccttggtttgactggaactcactatatagaccaggctggcctctatatcacagaaatcctcctgtctctgctgcctgagtgctgggattaaaggtgtgagccaccatacctagcagataaaaactgaattttaaagttttatgtttcTCTGGCTCATATAAATGGAATTTGATCagaaactgagttcaaatcctggcttCACATACTATCTATGTAACATTGATTTAACTCCTCAGATCTAATCagatataataaataatactGTGACATCCCATGGAATgtgtgtaaagtgcttgcttagcacaGCGCCCTGTGCAGAGCAGTGTTTGCTATCACACAGACACTGAAAGGCTCTACAGGAACAAAAGCGTGTatttacttgctgtttctcctgtggGTTCGTTTATGAGTAACGAGCTGCGTCTTCACTCGGAAGCTCTTCCCACACACCGTACATTTAAAAGGCTCTTCTCTTCTGTGGCTCTTCTCGTGGGATGCAAGTTCTGACTCTAAAGCAAAAGGTTTTGCACATGTTTTGCACTTATGAGGTTTTTCCATGTCATGAATGGTTTGGTGAGAGACAAGCTCCGAAAAACAAGGAAAAGTCATGTCACAATCAAGACACTGTAAAGGTTTGAATCTGGAGAATGAAAAAAAGTCTTCATCATCAATACTGCAGTGTTTAGAGTCCTCCTTATGGTCTTTCTCAGGGAGAGCAGGATCTGAGGGCTGCTCCAAGGTCTTCACACACTGTGTGTGCTGGGATGGTGTGTCTGATGAGCCTCTTTCTTCAGGCAAAGCCAGATTTGTTTCCTGATCGTGGTCAGCACATTCATAAGACTTCTCATCAGTATGACTCTTCTGATGTTCTGCCAATCCTGGGAGCCACGTAAAACCTCTCCCACATACACTACATGTATGTGGTTTCTCCTTTAAATGGCTATTCATGTGCCGAGACAGGTGTGACTGCTGTCGGAAGCTGGCAGCACACTTGGTACACTTGTAAGGCTTCTCACCAGTGTGGATTCGCCTGTGTGTCTTCAGGTTGGTTCTGTGACTGAAGGTCTTCTCACAGGTACTACATTTATACTTTTTCTCTCTTGAATGAATTTTCTGATGCAAAATAAGGTATGTATTATCACTGAAGCTTTGGTCACAGTCAGGACACTTGTACACATTTTTGGCTTCTTCCCAAGGAACTTCAATAATATCTGAAAGTGTTTTGACTCCTAAACATTGAGATAACTCTACTAATGGGGTTTTGTTGTCAATGGTAACCAAGAGGCTTATAAGCTTCGTCTTGCAAGTCAAAGTTCCATCTGACATTTTCCTTTCATGTATTTCAACATCCTCCTCAGATTGATCAGAGAAATGGGCAAGGGGTGCAGCAATGGAGTATGTTTCCAGGGACAGCTCTTCAAGTTCCACAGGCTCTAGGCTTAACTTCTGACTGGGTTCAGTCTGGTCTTCCCCTcctaatgataaaaacaaaacacagacaacCCCTTTAAGTGACACTAAAGAAAGAACATGTTAAAATAGTTACACAGAACGCTATTACATAACATAAACAAAATTAGAAGCCAACGGGCTTGACTTCCCCAAATCCAAAGACTATCCATGTGGGTGCACTGCACGGTTCCAGGTCAATCTGCAAGGAGAAGGGCTGGAGAATGTCTGTAAAACAGGCTTCCGTGGGATAGGTACTGGGGACCTTGGTAGGTAACACCTACAAATGTAGCTTTCTGCTTAGTCTATTTAGGTCCTAGGAATTTTTCATTATCTCAGGTGAGAGTTGAGTAGTCAAAACTGGAATAGAAATTTAGACATATTTATCTGAAAAGAGAAGACAACTACTTTAATAAACAAATTATCTATCCCTAGAAAGTCTCTAGAATTCCATCTTGAAGTTCCTAAGTGGTGTGTGGTAACTTTGGCTGACAGCCCCTcttttctgccccacccccagcctccaccTTGGTAAGATGCCCAGGCAATTGtcaaaaaacaaatagacaaacaaacaatcgGCAGCTTTTGTCAAAATAGCACCATGCCATCTTGGCTGGCAGCCGGCACCAGGGAGCTGTCCACAGTGGCTCATCTGCTTTCCCCTTTCAGCAGGAGCATGGTAGTGACTCTTTCCAGCCTCAGCCTACTGCCTTCATGAGAAGCTGCCCACGGTGGCAACACCTTCTTTCCCACCTCAGCCTAACACTTTCGTTAAACACGACTGCAGGGGCTGTCCCACAGGAGGTGTCCACAATGGCAGCACCTCCTCTCTAGCCACCAAGTTGAGAATTTGAAATCTCACCAATCCTCACTCTAGAAatctctgagaagctctaccccCTCAGAAATCCTATATAAGCACTGCCCCTTTGTCCAATTCCTTGCTGTCCACTCCTGAGAGAAAGGGGCAGCCATCCCTGAATTTGTCCCTCTATTCCCTGgaccctcctcctctttcatgaTATTTTCTGCCTAATGTAACTCTTTCAtcagaagaagccaagaagaaaagaagcaatgaagagaagaagtGAGGCGAAGGAGCAGGGCTGAGTTCCTGAGCTCCTGAGCTCCTGAGCTCAGCTGGGGATCCCCTCTCCTGGGAGCTACAAATCCTCTGCTGTGTGACTTCCTCAAAGAGCTGTGTGGTTCCccgtgtctcaggatgcccttccactgGGACATtgtcccacctcagagctgtgtCATTCCTGGGCCCCtatgtctcaggatgcccttccatttgGATACCTTCTCCTCTCAGAACTGTATGGTTCCTGGCTTTCAAGTCCCAGGATGCCCTTCCTCCGAGCTGAAACACTTCTACATATTTCATGGACAAATGATCCTAATAGAGCTGCTGTGTATGTACAGACTACTGACTGTCTTATCTCAAGGGGGGCTGACAACACCTAAACAAGGTAATAAATAATTCCTTTTAAATACTTCTCCAAATATAGCCATCCCTAAATACCCATGGGTGTATGGCTGCAGAGTCAATTAATTATAAGTTgaaatttttcattctttcttttcttaaatcacatctgtagaggctggagagatagcttggaTGTTACCAGCACcagatgttcttccagaggttctgggttcaatttctaaccacatggcaactcataatcatttgtaactttagttccatgGGACCCAAcatgctcttctgacctcctagGGCACCAGGCTtatacatggtatacagacatacattaaggaaaaatactcatatacataaaactaaaataaatctttaaaaacatatgagatagggggctggagagatggttcagtggttaaaagcactgattgctttaccagagaccctgagttcaattcccagcaaccacatggtggctcacaaccatctgtaatgggatccgatgccctgttctggtgtgtctgaagacagcaacaatatactcacatatataaaataaataaatcttttttaaaactatgagattaaaaaatataaaataacctaTGTCTAAAAATCCAGTCAAGAATAGGAATCACAACTCACAACAAGAAgtaaagacaataaatacaaatagatccCGAAatgacacaaatatttaaaataaatgtgtccat
The nucleotide sequence above comes from Arvicanthis niloticus isolate mArvNil1 chromosome 6, mArvNil1.pat.X, whole genome shotgun sequence. Encoded proteins:
- the Znf597 gene encoding zinc finger protein 597; translation: MASTLPASDEQEPLLFEDLDVYFSQEECVSLHTTQKTLSRETPLECFEGLDLIGGEDQTEPSQKLSLEPVELEELSLETYSIAAPLAHFSDQSEEDVEIHERKMSDGTLTCKTKLISLLVTIDNKTPLVELSQCLGVKTLSDIIEVPWEEAKNVYKCPDCDQSFSDNTYLILHQKIHSREKKYKCSTCEKTFSHRTNLKTHRRIHTGEKPYKCTKCAASFRQQSHLSRHMNSHLKEKPHTCSVCGRGFTWLPGLAEHQKSHTDEKSYECADHDQETNLALPEERGSSDTPSQHTQCVKTLEQPSDPALPEKDHKEDSKHCSIDDEDFFSFSRFKPLQCLDCDMTFPCFSELVSHQTIHDMEKPHKCKTCAKPFALESELASHEKSHRREEPFKCTVCGKSFRVKTQLVTHKRTHRRNSKKYQRR